Sequence from the Sphingomonas suaedae genome:
GGCTGCCGATCATCGCGCTGACCGCCAACGTCTATCAGGACGATGTCGATGCCTGTATCGCCGCGGGGATGCAGGCGCATCTTGCCAAGCCGTTGCGCCGAGAGGCGCTGGAGCGGGCGATCGCAATCTGGGCCAGGCGGAGCCGCCCGATCCCCTCGACCAGCGGGACCGCGCCTGCCCCCGCCCCTGCTGACGCGATCCCGGCGGTTTTGGTAGAACGCTATACCAAGCGGCGCGCCGAACTCGTCGATCTGCTGCGCGCCTTCGATACCGTAGCGGCGAGCGACACGCAGCGTGTCACCAAGCTACTGTCGGAAGTACATAAACTCGCCGGAACGGCCGCGCATTTCGGCGACGCGGCGGCGGGGGAAGCGGCGCGGGAGACCGAACGCGCAATGATTGATGCGACGCCCGAAGAACGGCTAGCGCTGGCCCGCAAGTTGTTGACGATTCTAGAAACCCACTCCCCGCAAGTGTCATCTTAAGTTGGACTGCGGACGGCTATGGTGCATTTGCCGTGTACCCCGTATATCTACGGAAACAACTCTTGTTAGCGAACGCCCATGCCCCGCACGATTCACATCGTTGACGATGACGATCTGGCACGCGATGTGATCGCAAGCCTGGTCGGAACGCTGCCCGGCGTAACCGTTCATGCGTGGGATTCGGCCGAGCGTTTCCTCGCCGCCGCGCAGGACGGCGCCGATCCCGGCGTAGTCCTGCTGGATCTGAACATGCCGGGCCTGTCGGGGAACGAGGCGCTCAAATCGCTCGATCATCAGCGCTTCGCCGCGATCATCGTGTCCGGCCAGGGCGAGATCACCTCGGCGGTCGAATCGCTGAAGCGCGGGGCCATCGACTTTATCGAGAAGCCGTTCACGCTGGAAAAGCTGCTGGGCCCGCTCAAGGTCGCGTTCCAGGCGCTCGACCGCAACCTGACCGCAGAGCGCACCAGCGATCATAATCGCGAGCGACTGGATACGCTGAGCGAGCGCGAGGTCGAAATCCTGTCCCTGCTCGTCGATGGCCTCACCAATCGCGAGGTTGCCGAGAAGCTGGGGCTGAGCGTCCGCACGGTCGAATCGCACCGCGCGCGGATCATGCTCAAGCTCGACGTGTCGAGCTTTGCAGAGGCGATCCGGCTCGCCGTGCTGGCGGGTATCGAGACGCCGCGTTAAGGACGCTGTCGCTGGCCGATCGGGTGGCGGAGCAAAGCGGGGCCGCCGTCCCTAATCCCCAATCCCCCAGCGCGCCATCATCGCGCGGGTGACTCCGTTGGTCCAGCCGAACCCATCCTGAAGCGGATATTCTCCGCCCCCGCCGGGACGCACCGTTTCGACGTCATATTTCTCCACCAGCTTGCCGCTCGATTGATAGCCGCGCTGCACCGTCGCAACCCATCGCGCCGCGATCCTGCGCGCCGGGCCGTCATGGCCATAGGCCAGTAGCCCGTCCGCCGCGATCCATTGCAACGGCGCCCAACCATTGGGCGCGTCCCATTGCTGCCCGGTATCGATCCGCGTGGTGCGCAGCCCGCCCGGCGCGATCAGCTTCGCGTCGATC
This genomic interval carries:
- a CDS encoding response regulator transcription factor translates to MPRTIHIVDDDDLARDVIASLVGTLPGVTVHAWDSAERFLAAAQDGADPGVVLLDLNMPGLSGNEALKSLDHQRFAAIIVSGQGEITSAVESLKRGAIDFIEKPFTLEKLLGPLKVAFQALDRNLTAERTSDHNRERLDTLSEREVEILSLLVDGLTNREVAEKLGLSVRTVESHRARIMLKLDVSSFAEAIRLAVLAGIETPR